One part of the [Synechococcus] sp. NIES-970 genome encodes these proteins:
- a CDS encoding two-component hybrid sensor and regulator: MNFMIFPPPLLNEEHRLEALYDACLLDTPPEAAFDFITRLAARLCQTKIALISLVDRDRQWFKSSYGLAVEETPRMSSFCAHAIHDRTLFEVCDASQDPRFWDNPLVLGAPNIRFYAGMPLQTKDGHCLGTLCVIDDRPKQLSSRERAHLQSLAKQAEQHIHWRSQYLSKIAAL, encoded by the coding sequence ATGAATTTTATGATTTTTCCGCCGCCGCTTCTCAACGAAGAACACCGCCTTGAAGCCCTCTATGATGCCTGTCTTCTGGATACGCCCCCGGAGGCGGCTTTTGATTTCATCACGCGACTAGCGGCCCGTCTTTGTCAGACCAAGATTGCCCTTATTTCTTTGGTTGATCGCGATCGCCAATGGTTTAAATCTAGCTATGGCCTTGCCGTCGAAGAAACGCCGCGCATGTCTTCTTTTTGCGCCCATGCCATCCACGATAGGACTCTGTTTGAAGTGTGTGATGCCAGCCAAGACCCACGTTTTTGGGATAATCCTCTGGTGCTCGGCGCGCCAAATATTCGTTTCTATGCGGGGATGCCCCTCCAGACAAAGGATGGTCATTGCCTCGGAACTCTTTGTGTGATTGATGACAGACCAAAACAACTTTCAAGCCGTGAGCGGGCGCATCTTCAGAGTCTTGCCAAACAAGCAGAACAACACATCCATTGGCGATCGCAATATCTTTCTAAAATTGCTGCCCTTTAA